The genomic DNA TTTCCAATTCAAATTAAATAGTTCAATTTATCCCATCTTATACACAACACACTCAACGGAGTCATATCCCGCAATCAAAAGTGAAGTGGGAATATTTAGATAATTTCCATCATACACGCTTTAACGCTTAAAAGCAATAAATTTCGGGCAAAAGTGTACTTTTGAATTAATAGAATACTTTTACCAATAAGATGCCATTGATCTTTCAATTCAACGCAAAGCAGTAGACACTTATATATCATCAAGAAAAAATAGTTATTTTTAGCATTACTCTCTAGATAAGCTAGCTTTTTATTGTTTTACTTCTATAAATAGTTTAGTAGTGCATTGTAACATTTTATGTATGAATCATTTTGAAACGCAACAAAAAAGAGATTAAGTAACGCGATGCTACTTAACCTCTTTATTTTGCTTATCAATCCGATTTGACAGAGCGCCAATATAAAAGAGCTAACCCAACAGGGCTAGCTCTTTTATCTCATCAAATAGATGAATTATTTTTCGATTTCAGTAACAACGCCTGATCCTACAGTACGTCCACCTTCACGAATTGAGAAACGAGTACCGTCTTCGATAGCGATTGGTGAAATTAATTCAACTTCCATTTCAACGTTATCGCCAGGCATAACCATTTCAGTACCTTCTGGTAAGTGAACAACGCCAGTTACGTCAGTAGTACGGAAATAGAATTGTGGGCGGTAGTTAGAGAAGAATGGTGTGTGACGACCACCTTCGTCTTTAGATAATACGTAAACTTCTGCTTTAAACTTTGTGTGTGGTGTAATTGAACCAGGAGCAGCTAATACTTGACCACGGTTGATGTCTTCACGTGCAACACCACGTAATAAAGCACCAATGTTGTCACCAGCTTCAGCGTAGTCTAATAATTTACGGAACATTTCTACACCAGTAACAGTTGTTTTAGAAGATTCTTCAGCTAAACCGATGATTTCAACTTCTTCACCAACTTTGATTTGACCACGTTCAACACGACCAGTAGCAACTGTACCACGACCAGTGATTGAGAATACGTCCTCAACTGGCATCATGAATGGTTTGTCTGAGTCACGTTCTGGAGTTGGAATGTAATCATCAACAGCTTGCATTAATTCTAAGATTTTTTCTTCGTATTCTGGTTCGCCTTCTAAAGCTTTTAATGCTGAACCAGCGATTACAGGTACATCATCACCTGGGAAGTCGTATTCAGATAATAAGTCACGAACTTCCATTTCAACTAATTCTAATAATTCTTCATCGTCAACCATGTCAACTTTGTTTAAGAATACAACTAATGCTGGTACACCAACGTTACGTGATAAAAGGATGTGTTCACGAGTTTGTGGCATTGGACCGTCAGCAGCAGATACTACTAAGATACCACCGTCCATTTGAGCAGCACCAGTGATCATGTTTTTAACATAGTCAGCGTGTCCAGGACAGTCAACGTGTGCATAGTGACGTTTGTCTGTTTGGTATTCGATGTGTGAAGTATTGATTGTGATACCACGTTCTTTTTCTTCTGGTGCGTTGTCAATCATGTCGTATGATTGTGCAACAGAGTCACCATTTTTAGCTAATACAGTTGCGATAGCAGCTGTTAAAGTAGTTTTACCATGGTCAACGTGACCGATAGTACCAATATTGGCATGTTCTTTTGAGCGATCGAATTTTTCTTTTGCCATTATGAAATCTCTCCTCTTTGAATAAGAATTAATATTTTAAATATCTCTCATGAAAGTTACTCACCAACATGAGATAGATAATGATATTTCCTTTATAAATCATTTTACTGAAAAAATCAATTTATAAACAAGGCTTGCCCTTAGTCATATTAACATGATTCGCGCTAATTTGTAATGATTGAATTACTCGCCTTTGTTCTTTTTGATGATTTCTTCAGAGATTGATTTTGGCACCTCTGCATAGTGATCGAAGTACATTGTATAAGTACCGCGACCTTGCGTGTTAGAACGTAATGAAGTTGCGTAACCGAACATTTCTGAAAGTGGTACATAAGCGTTTACCACTTGTGCGTTACCACGTGGTTCCATACCATCTACACGTCCACGACGCGCAGTAACGTCACCCATGATATCACCCATGTATTCTTCAGGCATTTCGATAGTTACTTTCATCATTGGTTCTAAGATAACTGGATCACATTTTTTAGCAGCTTCTTTAAGCGCTAAAGATGCAGCAATTTTGAAGGCCATTTCAGATGAGTCGACATCGTGGTATGAACCGTCAAATAATTTTGCTTTAACATCGATTAATGGGTAACCAGCTAAGACACCATTTTCCATAGCATCTTTAAGACCTTGTTCAACTGATGGAATGTATTCACGAGGAACTACACCACCAACGATAGCATTTTCGAATTCGAAACCTGCACCTGTTTCGTTTGGTGTGAATTCAATGTGTACATCACCGTATTGACCACGACCACCAGATTGACGAGAGAATTTACCTTGAACTGCAGCAGATTGTCTGAATGTCTCACGGTAAGACACCATTGGCGCACCTACGTTAGCTTCAACGTTAAATTCTTTTTTCATACGGTCAACAATGATGTCAAGGTGAAGTTCACCCATACCACCAATGATAACTTGACCTGTTTCTTCATCTGTATGCGCTTTGAAAGTTGGGTCTTCTTCTTGAAGTTTCACAAGCGCTTGAGTCATTTTATCTTGGTCAGCTTTAGATTTTGGTTCAACTGATAAGTGGATAACTGGCTCTGGGAATTCCATTGACTCAAGGATGATGTCATTTTTCTCTCCACAAAGCGTGTCACCTGTACCAGTATCTTTAAGACCTACAGCAGCTGCGATATCACCAGAATATACAGTGCTGATTTCTTGACGTGAGTTTGCGTGCATTTGAAGGATACGACCTACACGTTCACGTTTGTCTTTTGTTGAGTTTTTAACATAAGAACCTGAAGTTAAAGTACCTGAGTATACGCGGAAGAATGTTAACTTACCAACGTATGGGTCAGTCATAACTTTAAATGCAAGTGCAGCGAAGTCAGCATCGTCGTCTGCTTTCGCAATCACTTCTTCATCAGGATCGTCCGCACGATGACCAATGATTGGTTTAACATCTAACGGAGAAGGAAGGTAGTCAATAACAGCATCAAGCATTAATTGAACACCTTTGTTTTTGAACGCTGTACCACATAATACAGGGTAGAATTCAACGTCTGTTGTTGCTTTACGAATCGCGTCTTTAAGTTCGTCAACAGTGATTTCTTCTTCACTGAAGATTTTTTCCATTAAGTCGTCGTTTGTTTCAGCAACAGCTTCGATTAATGTTTCACGTGCTTCTTCTGCACGTTCACGGTAGTCTTCAGGAATTTCAGTTTCTTCAATTTCTGTTCCTAAATCATTTGTGTATTTGAAACATTTCATTGTAACTAAGTCGATGATGGCATTGAAGTCATCTTCTGCACCAATTGGTAATTGGATTGGTGCTGCGTTTGCTTGTAAACGATCATGTAAAGTGCTTACTGCATAATCAAAGTTAGCACCTAATTTGTCCATTTTGTTTACGAATACGATACGTGGTACGCCGTATGTTGTTGCTTGACGCCAAACTGTTTCAGTTTGAGGTTCAACACCTGATTGCGCATCTAATACTGTCACTGCACCATCAAGTACACGTAAAGAACGTTCAACTTCAACAGTGAAGTCTACGTGTCCTGGTGTGTCGATGATGTTAACACGGTGACCATTCCATGCTGCAGTTGTAGCGGCTGAAGTAATCGTAATACCACGGTCTTGTTCTTGTTCCATCCAGTCCATTTGTGAAGCACCTTCATGTGTTTCACCAATTTTGTGGATACGTCCAGTGTAATAAAGAATACGTTCAGTAGTAGTCGTTTTACCCGCATCAATGTGTGCCATGATACCGATATTACGCGTGTTTTTCAAAGAAAATTCTCTTCCCATGGGTATTCTTTCTCCTTCCAGAATAATAGGATAATATATTTAGATATAGCTTTACCCTAAGCACGTACAGCTCTCTCAAACAAGCAAAATGCAAGTTGATTGTTACTGATACTGGAATTGCTCAGGGAATTAGCACATATCTTACCAGCGATAGTGAGCGAATGCTTTGTTCGCTTCAGCCATTTTGTGAGTGTCCTCACGTTTCTTAACTGCACCACCAGTATTGTTTGCTGCGTCTAAGATTTCGTTAGCTAAACGCTCTTCCATCGTTTTTTCACCACGAAGGCGCGCATAGTTTACTAACCAACGTAAACCTAAAGTTGTACGACGCTCTGGACGAACCTCTACAGGCACTTGATAGTTTGAACCACCTACACGGCGAGCTTTAACTTCAAGTACTGGCATAATATTGTTAATTGCTTCATCGAAAACTTCCATAGCATCGCGACCTGAACGTTCTTGAACTAGGTCGAACGCTGAATAAAGAATACGTTGAGCAGTTCCACGTTTACCATCTAACATAATCTTGTTGATTAATTTTGTTACTAACTTAGAGTTGTGAATTGGATCCGGTAACACATCTCTTTTTAGGTACTGATCCTTTACGAGGCATAATACAAGTCCTCCCTTCCTATTATAGTATATTTATATTCTATCAGTCATGATTAAAAGGCTGATTTTACAATCTTTTAACCTTATTTTTTAGGTTTTTTAGTACCGTATAATGAACGGCTTTGCATACGACCATCAACACCAGATGTATCTAACGCACCACGTACGATATGGTAACGCACACCAGGTAAGTCTTTTACACGTCCACCACGTACAAGTACAACACTGTGCTCTTGTAAGTTGTGTCCGATACCAGGGATGTATGCGTTGATTTCAATGTTGTTTGATAAACGCACACGTGCATATTTACGTAACGCTGAGTTAGGTTTTTTAGGTGTCATAGTACCCACACGTGTACATACGCCACGTTTTTGTGGAGAATTCAATTTAGTGAATTGTTTCTTTTGACTATTGAAACCTCTATTTAAAGCTGGTGAGTCTGATTTTTGAGTTTTGCTTTTTCTTGGTTTACGTACTAATTGGTTAATAGTAGGCATTTCAAGTTTCCTCCTCTCTTCATTTCTTAATCCCACACATCCAGGTGGTTCATTTTTAGGTTAAATAAAATTTAGTAAGCAAAAACTTACTAATCTCATTTGAGCAAAGCAACAACCGTTGCTTTTACATTTATACCAACATATTCTCCCAATGCTTTGCGGCTTGGAAAGAATTCGATAGGTATCTTATTTTGATTGGCAAAGCATAACACGCGTGCTAAGAGATGCACATTAACATCTTCACCGATAATCAATGTTTTTACACGTTGTTTTTGAAGCGCTTTTAGCGTTTCTTTTAAACCAACAACGTAGGCTTGTTTGTTTAAGCGTGTGACTTTTTCATTAGACATTTACATATCCTCCAAAGTACTTGCTTGCATCAACCTTTACTATATTATCATTTTCATAAATGCTTCGTCAACTGTTATTCACAATAAATATTGATTTTTAGAGACTTATGAATACCTGTCAATCTTATATTGGGGATGCAGGCAGTCTGATTTCAATATTGTATACACGATATCGAAATCAGCCCCTACCTTTTATTTCTGTCAATACAGATCATATATTGACATATCCCAATATTACAACTTACTTCAATGATTCTAATTAGTCGATAATGACTTGCTCTTCAAGGCCTTGTTGTGGCGCTTCATCTTTTTCAATATCAACTTTACTGTAGCGTTTCATACCCGTACCTGCAGGAATTAATTTACCAATGATAACATTTTCTTTAAGTCCGAGTAAGTCATCACGTTTACCTTTAATCGCAGCATCTGTAAGAACACGTGTTGTTTCTTGGAAGGATGCCGCTGACAAGAAGCTTTCTGTTTCAAGAGAAGCTTTTGTAATACCTAATAAGACTGGTTTCGCAGTCGCAGGACGCTTACGTTCTTTAAAGGCTTCGCGGTTCGCATCTGTAAAGTTATGGATATCAACAAGTGATCCTGGTAATAATTTCGTGTCACCCGCTTCAATGATACGAACTTTACGTAACATTTGACGTACCATGACCTCAACGTGTTTATCGTCGATTTCTACACCTTGCATACGATAAACTTTTTGAACTTCTTTAAGCAAGTATTCTTCTGTCGCTGTTAAACCAGCAACTGCAAGGAAGTTTTTCGGCTCAATTGAACCTTCCGTTAATACTTCACCACGTTCTACGGATTGGCCAATTTCTACTTTCAAGCGTGATGTACCAGAGGCAAGATATGAGCGTGTTTCGTTCGCACCTTTAACAACGATTTCTTGTTGTCTATCTTTGCCAACTGTGATGTTATCAATCACACCTTCAATTTCAGTAATAACGGCTTGACCTTTAGGATTACGCGCTTCGAAAATCTCTTGGATACGTGGTAAACCTTGTGTAATATCACTACCAGCAACCCCGCCTGTGTGGAATGTACGCATTGTTAATTGTGTACCAGGTTCACCGATAGATTGTGCAGCGATTGTACCTACTGCTTCACCAACTTCGACTTTTTCACCTGTTGCCAAGTTTTTACCATAACATTTTTCACAGACACCATGTCTTGTGTTACATGTAAATGCAGAGCGGATATACATTTCTTCAATACCAGCATCCGTAATTTCTTTAGCGATTTCTGGTGTAATTAATTCGTCTGGACGAATGATAATTTTATCTGTCTCAGGATGACGTACAGTTTCTTTTGAATAACGACCTTCGATACGTTCAATAAATGGTTCGATCATTTCAGTACCTTCTTTAATATCTGAAACGAGTAAGCCACGGTCTGTACCACAGTCTTCTTCACGAACAATGACATCTTGTGCAACGTCAACAAGACGACGTGTCAAGTAACCAGAGTCAGCAGTTTTCAGTGCTGTATCGGCAAGACCTTTACGCGCACCGTGAGTAGAGATAAAGTACTCTAATACCGTTAAACCTTCACGGAATGATGAAGTGATTGGAAGTTCGATGATTTTACCAGATGGTGCGGCCATTAAACCACGCATACCTGCAAGTTGCGTAAAGTTAGATGCGTTACCACGGGCACCTGAGTCACTCATCATGAAGATTGGGTTCGTTTTATCAAGTGATTTCATCAATTTAGCTTGGATTTTATCTTTTGCATTTGTCCAAATTTCAATAACCGCATTATAACGTTCTTCTTCTGTTAATAAACCACGGTTGAATTGTTTTTGAACGCGCTCAACTAATTTTTCTGATTCATCCAAGATTTCTTGTTTATCTGGTAATACAACAATGTCTGCTACACCTACTGTAATACCTGCTTTTGATGAATACTTAAATCCTAAGTCTTTCATCAAGTCAAGCATCATAGACGTATCTGTAATGCTAAAGCGATTGAACACTTCTGCGATAATATTACCCAAGAATTTTTTGTTGAATGGTGGAACAAGTTCAGTATTTTCAAAGTACTCAGCTAGACCACCTTCACCAAGTTCTGATGGATCAACAAAGTATTTATCTGGTGTGTTTTTTCTCAAGGTTCGTTGCTGTTGGCTCGTTAATGTACGCAAATGAGTCCGGAATAATTTCGTTAAAGATGACTTTACCTACAGATGTCGCTAAAATTTTGTTATTTTGTTCCTCAGTAAATGTAGGGTTGTTGAATGAAGAAGCTTGGACACCAATACGTGTGTGTAAATGTACATGACCATTCGCATAAGCTTTGATGACTTCATTCGTATCGTTAAACATCATTCCTGTATTCACAGCGTCTTTACGTTCTAATGTTAAGTAATAGTTACCTAATACCATGTCTTGTGATGGTGTTACGACTGGTTTACCATCTTTAGGGTTTAGGATGTTTTGTGCAGCAAGCATTAACATACGTGCTTCAGCTTGTGCTTCTTTAGATAATGGAACGTGAACCGCCATTTGGTCACCGTCAAAGTCTGCGTTATAGGCAGTTGTAACAAGTGGGTGCAAACGAATCGCACGGCCTTCAACTAATGTAGGTTCGAACGCTTGGATACCTAATCTGTGCAATGTTGGCGCACGGTTTAAAAGTACAGGGTGTTCAATAATAACATCTTCTAAAACGTCCCAAACTTCGTCTTCAGTACGCTCAATTTTACTTTTAGCATTTTTGATGTTTGTCGCAATTTCACGTTGTACTAATTCTTTCATTACAAACGGTTTGAACAATTCTAATGCCATTTCTTTCGGTAAACCACATTGGTACATTTTTAAGTTTGGACCTACTGCGATAACTGAACGACCTGAATAGTCTACACGTTTACCTAACAAGTTTTGACGGAAACGACCTTGTTTCCCTTTTAACATATGTGAAAGTGATTTTAATGGACGGTTACCTGGTCCTGTTACAGGACGACCACGACGACCGTTATCAATTAACGCATCTACAGCTTCTTGTAACATACGTTTTTCGTTTTGAACGATGATGCCAGGCGCACCTAAATCTAACAAACGTTTTAAACGATTGTTACGGTTAATAACACGACGGTATAAGTCGTTCAAATCACTTGTAGCAAAACGACCACCATCAAGTTGAACCATTGGACGAATCTCAGGTGGAATAATTGGAAGTACGTCTAAAATCATCCAAGCTGGGTTGTTACCAGAGTTACGGAATGATTCAACAACTTCTAAGCGTTTGATAGCACGTGTTAAACGTTGACCAGTTGCAGATTCTAATTCGTCACGTAATACTTTTAATTCTTGATCTAAATCAATCTCATCTAATAAATCTTTAATCCCTTCAGCACCCATTTTTGCAGTAAATTGACCAGGGAATTTATCATAATATTCACGGAATTCTGCTTCAGAAAGCAATGTTTTCTTTTC from Staphylococcus schleiferi includes the following:
- the rpsL gene encoding 30S ribosomal protein S12, whose protein sequence is MPTINQLVRKPRKSKTQKSDSPALNRGFNSQKKQFTKLNSPQKRGVCTRVGTMTPKKPNSALRKYARVRLSNNIEINAYIPGIGHNLQEHSVVLVRGGRVKDLPGVRYHIVRGALDTSGVDGRMQSRSLYGTKKPKK
- a CDS encoding ribosomal L7Ae/L30e/S12e/Gadd45 family protein, with product MSNEKVTRLNKQAYVVGLKETLKALQKQRVKTLIIGEDVNVHLLARVLCFANQNKIPIEFFPSRKALGEYVGINVKATVVALLK
- the tuf gene encoding elongation factor Tu → MAKEKFDRSKEHANIGTIGHVDHGKTTLTAAIATVLAKNGDSVAQSYDMIDNAPEEKERGITINTSHIEYQTDKRHYAHVDCPGHADYVKNMITGAAQMDGGILVVSAADGPMPQTREHILLSRNVGVPALVVFLNKVDMVDDEELLELVEMEVRDLLSEYDFPGDDVPVIAGSALKALEGEPEYEEKILELMQAVDDYIPTPERDSDKPFMMPVEDVFSITGRGTVATGRVERGQIKVGEEVEIIGLAEESSKTTVTGVEMFRKLLDYAEAGDNIGALLRGVAREDINRGQVLAAPGSITPHTKFKAEVYVLSKDEGGRHTPFFSNYRPQFYFRTTDVTGVVHLPEGTEMVMPGDNVEMEVELISPIAIEDGTRFSIREGGRTVGSGVVTEIEK
- the fusA gene encoding elongation factor G, giving the protein MGREFSLKNTRNIGIMAHIDAGKTTTTERILYYTGRIHKIGETHEGASQMDWMEQEQDRGITITSAATTAAWNGHRVNIIDTPGHVDFTVEVERSLRVLDGAVTVLDAQSGVEPQTETVWRQATTYGVPRIVFVNKMDKLGANFDYAVSTLHDRLQANAAPIQLPIGAEDDFNAIIDLVTMKCFKYTNDLGTEIEETEIPEDYRERAEEARETLIEAVAETNDDLMEKIFSEEEITVDELKDAIRKATTDVEFYPVLCGTAFKNKGVQLMLDAVIDYLPSPLDVKPIIGHRADDPDEEVIAKADDDADFAALAFKVMTDPYVGKLTFFRVYSGTLTSGSYVKNSTKDKRERVGRILQMHANSRQEISTVYSGDIAAAVGLKDTGTGDTLCGEKNDIILESMEFPEPVIHLSVEPKSKADQDKMTQALVKLQEEDPTFKAHTDEETGQVIIGGMGELHLDIIVDRMKKEFNVEANVGAPMVSYRETFRQSAAVQGKFSRQSGGRGQYGDVHIEFTPNETGAGFEFENAIVGGVVPREYIPSVEQGLKDAMENGVLAGYPLIDVKAKLFDGSYHDVDSSEMAFKIAASLALKEAAKKCDPVILEPMMKVTIEMPEEYMGDIMGDVTARRGRVDGMEPRGNAQVVNAYVPLSEMFGYATSLRSNTQGRGTYTMYFDHYAEVPKSISEEIIKKNKGE